One window of the Vigna radiata var. radiata cultivar VC1973A chromosome 1, Vradiata_ver6, whole genome shotgun sequence genome contains the following:
- the LOC106771036 gene encoding reticulon-like protein B16 isoform X2, which yields MSESEAQLPTAVVADVLLWKRWHISLGVIVVATVAWIVFEWTNLPFLTICSDVLLILIVLLFMHANFAALRNKQPPTLPELVVSEEMVNNVAASFRVKINNVLLIAHDITIGKDFRIFFKVVICLWLLSVIGSVFSFFTLAYIGTLLMITIPALYRKYGGYVDKCCGVINRQLSRHYRIVDENVFNRLPRNIPKEKES from the exons ATGTCTGAATCAGAAGCTCAGCTTCCTACTGCCGTTG TTGCTGATGTTCTACTGTGGAAGAGGTGGCACATTTCCTTGGGTGTCATTGTTGTTGCTACAGTTGCCTGGATCGTGTTTGAGTGGACCAATTTACCATTTTTAACAATATGTTCAGATGTCTTACTGATTTTGATCGTACTGTTGTTTATGCATGCTAACTTTGCTGCCCTCAGAAATAA ACAACCACCAACATTACCTGAACTAGTTGTGTCAGAGGAGATGGTTAATAATGTGGCAGCTTCATTTCGGGTCAAAATCAACAATGTTCTTCTTATAGCCCATGACATCACTATTGGCAaggattttagaatttttttcaaG GTGGTTATTTGTCTGTGGCTCTTGTCTGTCATCGGCAGCGTCTTCTCCTTCTTTACCCTTGCATATATTG GAACCCTTCTTATGATTACCATCCCTGCATTGTACCGCAAATATGGAGGTTATGTAGATAAATGTTGTGGAGTAATAAACCGCCAACTTTCAAGACATTATAGAATAGTAGATGAGAATGTTTTCAACAGACTTCCACGAAATATACCAAAGGAAAAAGAGTCTTGA
- the LOC106771036 gene encoding reticulon-like protein B16 isoform X1, giving the protein MTSVSEFYIMSESEAQLPTAVVADVLLWKRWHISLGVIVVATVAWIVFEWTNLPFLTICSDVLLILIVLLFMHANFAALRNKQPPTLPELVVSEEMVNNVAASFRVKINNVLLIAHDITIGKDFRIFFKVVICLWLLSVIGSVFSFFTLAYIGTLLMITIPALYRKYGGYVDKCCGVINRQLSRHYRIVDENVFNRLPRNIPKEKES; this is encoded by the exons AT GACTTCAGTTTCAGAGTTCTATATAATGTCTGAATCAGAAGCTCAGCTTCCTACTGCCGTTG TTGCTGATGTTCTACTGTGGAAGAGGTGGCACATTTCCTTGGGTGTCATTGTTGTTGCTACAGTTGCCTGGATCGTGTTTGAGTGGACCAATTTACCATTTTTAACAATATGTTCAGATGTCTTACTGATTTTGATCGTACTGTTGTTTATGCATGCTAACTTTGCTGCCCTCAGAAATAA ACAACCACCAACATTACCTGAACTAGTTGTGTCAGAGGAGATGGTTAATAATGTGGCAGCTTCATTTCGGGTCAAAATCAACAATGTTCTTCTTATAGCCCATGACATCACTATTGGCAaggattttagaatttttttcaaG GTGGTTATTTGTCTGTGGCTCTTGTCTGTCATCGGCAGCGTCTTCTCCTTCTTTACCCTTGCATATATTG GAACCCTTCTTATGATTACCATCCCTGCATTGTACCGCAAATATGGAGGTTATGTAGATAAATGTTGTGGAGTAATAAACCGCCAACTTTCAAGACATTATAGAATAGTAGATGAGAATGTTTTCAACAGACTTCCACGAAATATACCAAAGGAAAAAGAGTCTTGA